In Acropora muricata isolate sample 2 chromosome 11, ASM3666990v1, whole genome shotgun sequence, one DNA window encodes the following:
- the LOC136889580 gene encoding zinc finger protein 862-like, protein MSSQKREKAKQKSLLSWVRPQARVEDEKVEESCTAEIPEGSSESSQDYAAVQSVKAVGSQLPLLRDRPNQPRNLSFPSKSYGNRNRSFQSGWFDRHPWLHYVESLDAVFCHTCIKAVASNLISSGNADSVFTRYGYNNWKSTTEKNKGFRKHEANASHKEAVARYISTPAEVIGDVGELLCNQHAEEKMKSRKIPENIQNATFFIIMADETADISNKEQLVVCIRWKDENFAVHEDFIAMYPLERTTADHIVAVLKNCLISMHLRIENARGQCYDGASTIAGEKTGVATQIKALNSKCLYTHCYGHALNLAVADAIKSVKCISDSLETVREIAKLVKKSPQRNKKLDKIRAETQNESRGVHAFCPTRCTVLYAVLYAESR, encoded by the coding sequence ATGTCTTCTCAAAAACGCGAAAAAGCCAAGCAGAAGTCCCTTCTATCCTGGGTAAGGCCCCAGGCGAGGGTCGAGGATGAGAAAGTAGAAGAGTCTTGCACTGCCGAAATACCAGAGGGGAGTTCTGAAAGCAGCCAGGATTATGCTGCTGTTCAGTCTGTTAAAGCAGTTGGTTCTCAGTTACCTCTACTAAGAGATAGACCAAATCAGCCAAGAAATTTATCATTTCCTTCTAAGTCCTACGGAAACAGGAACAGGTCCTTTCAGTCGGGGTGGTTTGATCGCCATCCGTGGCTGCACTACGTTGAAAGTCTTGATGCTGTATTTTGCCATACCTGTATCAAAGCTGTAGCAAGCAACTTGATTTCATCAGGAAACGCAGATAGCGTATTTACGCGATATGGCTACAATAACTGGAAAAGTACAACCGAGAAGAATAAAGGTTTTAGAAAGCACGAAGCCAATGCTTCGCACAAAGAAGCGGTCGCAAGATACATATCTACACCGGCAGAAGTAATTGGCGATGTCGGCGAGCTACTGTGTAATCAGCACGCCGAAGAAAAGATGAAAAGCCGCAAAATACCCGAGAATATACAGAACGCTACTTTCTTTATCATCATGGCAGACGAGACAGCGGACATTTCTAACAAAGAACAACTAGTTGTGTGCATTCGCTGGAAGGATGAGAACTTTGCAGTTCATGAAGACTTCATAGCCATGTATCCTTTGGAGAGAACCACTGCCGACCACATCGTAGCCGTACTGAAGAACTGTCTAATTAGCATGCATCTACGGATCGAAAATGCGCGTGGTCAATGCTACGATGGTGCGTCTACCATAGCTGGAGAAAAAACTGGAGTAGCAACACAAATAAAGGCCCTGAATAGCAAATGCCTTTACACCCATTGCTATGGACATGCACTCAATTTGGCTGTTGCTGACGCAATCAAATCGGTTAAGTGCATAAGCGACTCTCTTGAGACCGTAAGAGAGATCGCAAAGCTTGTGAAAAAGTCGCCCCAGAGAAACAAGAAGTTGGATAAAATTAGGGCCGAAACACAGAATGAGTCAAGAGGAGTCCATGCTTTCTGCCCAACACGCTGTACTGTACTGTACGCTGTACTGTACGCAGAGAGTCGTTAG
- the LOC136889581 gene encoding zinc finger MYM-type protein 1-like yields the protein MELMELWEWSLDIYKGTEMKARIRGVQGMMATFPFYFGCTLGAFILKHTDKLSHALQGSSMSATQGQQVVEEVCKTLSRDRSEAAFDLFWTRFLKRKSKVDAVAEPQLPRKRRAPARQEVGDTGIHHFPSTSKESFRHMYYAAIDVTTECIRTRFNQKDFKVSQSIQELLLKAVAGKDYDEELAKVMAVYADTDLQQYRLEAQLSLLPEVVQAMGYDTSQFDIADLLDFFQSLGNARKLLLNEICALGKLMLVMLATNAVSERSFSALKRVKTYLRSTTGEGRLNHLMLLHIHKELADGIDIVEVANLFVGDNQRRKELFLKFSKYDLPKRSTFGTTATQTV from the coding sequence ATGGAGCTGATGGAGCTGTGGGAGTGGTCACTCGACATCTACAAAGGCACCGAGATGAAGGCGCGAATCCGTGGAGTTCAAGGGATGATGGCCACTTTTCCATTCTACTTTGGGTGCACCTTAGGGGCGTTTATCTTGAAGCACACTGATAAATTGAGTCACGCCTTGCAAGGTTCCTCCATGTCAGCGACCCAAGGACAGCAAGTAGTTGAGGAGGTGTGCAAGACTCTATCTAGGGATAGAAGTGAAGCCGCATTTGACTTGTTTTGGACGAGGTTCTTAAAGAGAAAAAGCAAAGTGGATGCAGTCGCCGAGCCACAGCTGCCAAGAAAACGACGAGCTCCCGCGCGGCAAGAAGTAGGAGACACTGGTATACATCACTTTCCTTCTACATCAAAGGAGTCTTTCCGTCACATGTATTACGCGGCAATTGATGTGACGACAGAGTGTATTCGCACCAGATTTAACCAGAAGGACTTCAAGGTCTCTCAAAGCATACAGGAACTTCTTCTGAAGGCGGTAGCAGGCAAAGACTATGACGAAGAGCTAGCGAAAGTGATGGCCGTGTACGCGGATACTGACCTGCAGCAGTACAGGCTAGAAGCCCAGCTGTCCCTGCTTCCAGAAGTAGTGCAGGCAATGGGGTACGACACCTCCCAATTCGACATCGCTGATCTGCTGGACTTTTTTCAGTCACTCGGAAATGCTCGAAAACTCCTACTGAATGAGATTTGCGCCCTTGGTAAGCTTATGCTTGTCATGCTAGCTACCAATGCCGTCAGCGAGCGCTCCTTCTCCGCCTTAAAGCGAGTCAAGACCTACCTGCGTTCAACGACGGGAGAGGGCAGGCTCAACCACCTCATGCTTCTGCATATCCACAAGGAATTGGCAGATGGTATTGACATAGTGGAGGTCGCCAATTTGTTTGTGGGGGACAATCAGCGGCGCAAGGAATTGTTTTTAAAGTTTTCGAAATACGACCTGCCGAAGAGGTCTACGTTTGGCACTacggcaactcagacagtttaa